In Synergistales bacterium, the DNA window AGGCCGCCAGAGCACAGGAGGCGCTGTGCCGGGCGGGGTACAGCACCGAGATTGCCACCTGCTGGACAGAAGGCGACAGGGATCAGCATAGGGCGCTGGCCCGGTTCGGCGGAAGCGGCGCCTTCTGCAAGGCCATCGAGGAAGCGCTGCTGGCAGGGAGAGGGGACGCTGCCGTCCACAGCCTGAAAGATCTCCCCTCCCGCTGCCCCAGGGGCCTCCGTCTGGCGGGGGTGCTCTCCCGGGATGCCTCCGGTGATGTCCTTGTATCGAGGGACGGGGCCACCCTGGCCACGCTCCCCGAGAGGGCGCTGATCGGGACATCGAGCATCAGGCGGCGCGCCCAGCTGCTCCGGGCCCGTCCGGACCTGCAGATAACCCATATACGGGGGAATGTCCCCACCAGGCTCCAGAAACTCGCTGAAGGCCGCTACGACGGCATCGTCCTGGCCCGCGCCGGGCTGGACCGCCTGGGATGTGCGCCGGAGCACTGCCTGGCCCTTCCCTTTCTTCCGGCGCCCTGTCAGGGGATCATCGCCCTGGAGACCCTTGAGGGAGGGGAGGCGGAGCACGCCGCCGCCACAGTCACCCATAGCCCCAGCTGGTACGCCGCCCTGGCGGAGCGCAGGCTGCTGCAGCGGCTGCAGGTGGGCTGCCATGTCCCCTTCGCCGCACTTGGGGTCTGCGAAGAGGGCGCCATGACCCTCCAGGCGGAGATCCTCCACAGCGAAGGGCGGGAACACTATCGGTATGCAACCTCCGGCAGCGTGGACTCTGACGACGATGCGTTGCGGCTGGGGGACGTCCTTGCGGAGCGGTTCCTCGAGAACGGTGACGCCATGACACTTATCCGGGAGGCACGGCAATGACAGTACATCTCGTAGGCGGCGGCTGTGCGCGTCCCCTCTGGCTCACCCTGGAGGCCCGGGAGCTTCTCGCCGCCGCCCGCCACGTAGTCTTCGACAACCTGGTCCACCCCGACCTGCTGCAGCTCGCCCCGGGGGACTGTACCATGCACTCCGTGGGCAAGCGGAAAGGAAGGCACTCCCACAGCCAGGAGGAGATCAACACCCTTCTGGTTCGCCTGGGAGAGACCGGTGAGCAGGTGGTGCGGCTCAAAGGCGGCGACCCCTTCGTCTTCGGGCGGGGCGGCGAGGAGGCGCTGGCCCTGCAGGAAGCCGGCGTCCCCTGGCGGTACGTTCCGGGCATCACCGCCGCCATCGGCGGGCTGGGAAGCGCCGGGCTCCCTCTCACCCACCGCGGTCTTGCCGGGTGCTGCACCATGGTGACAGGTCATAGACAGAGAGGGGCGAAGCCCGATCGGGAGCTCTGGCGGTGGCTGGCGGCGGGACCGGGAACGCTGGCACTCTACATGGGTGCCTCGTCGTGGGCGGAGACCGCGGAAGCCCTGCTCGAAGAGGGGATGCCGAAAACCACCCCCTGTTCCGCCGTCACCTGGGGCGGCTGGGGGCGGATGGCCAGGACCGACGGGAGCCTGGAAGGCATGGCGGCGGAGCCTGTGGAAAGCCCCAGTATCATCGCCACCGGTGCCGCGGCGGGGCTCTCCCTGCGTCCGGAGCGGGGGCCGCTGCAGGGACTCCAGGTGGCTGTGGTCCGCCCCTACCCCGACAGCTGGGAGACGGCCCGCGTCCTGGAGCGGCTCGGCGCGGACGCCTACAGCATGCCGCTTCTCTACCTGGGGGAGATCCACAACGATGACGAGGAGAGCACGCTCACCAGGGCGGACTGGATTGTCCTTTCCAGCCCCCGGGGGGCGCGGCTGCTGACGCGGGAGACCGACCCCAGGCGGGTGGGTGCGCGCATCGCCGTGATCGGCGGCGGCACCGCCCGGGCGTTGCAGGAGCTGGGAATTCGTCCCGACAGGGTCGCTGAACCACCCACCTCCGCTGGCCTTGCCCGCCTTCTCGCCGAAGTGGTGGCCCCCGGGGAAAGGGTGGTTTTTTTCCGCAATGAACGCGGCGCGCAGGCCCCCCTGGAGGCCGTCCGGCAGCGGCGCGCCGAGCCGAGGCTTCTGCCGGCCTACCGGATGAACCAGACCACACCGCCGGGACTGGTGTCCTACCGGAAACAGTGGGCCGACAACGGGCTCCACGCCGTGGTTTTCGGGAGCGCCGCTCTCGTGGAGGCATGGATGGACATACTGGGAGCCCTCCCTGAGAAGACCCGGGCTGTAGGATGGGGGCCGGTCTGCGCGGATCAGATCAGAAAGACCTTCGGTGTGGAGCCGCTGGTGATGGAAGCGCCCACGCTGGAGGGGCTGGTGGACAGACTGGCCGGACTGAAGCATACGAAGGAGGCTGAATGATGATGCAACGAGGAAGATACCCGGAGCTGCGGATGCGGCGGCTGCGGCAGAACAGGCCTCTCGCCGATGCGGTGCGGGAGACCACGCTGGAAGCGAGGAACATGGCGCTCCCCCTCTTTGTGATTCCCGGACGGGGCCGCAGCGTCCCCGTGCCGTCCCTCCACGGAGTGGACCAGCGGTCACCTGACATGCTCGCCGAGGTCATCGACGAGGCGCTGGCAGCAGGCATCCGTTCCTTCCTGTTCTTCGGGATCCCCAGCTACAAGGATGAAATGGGCGGCAGCGCGGCCGCCATGGATGAACCAGTCCAGCAGGGACTGCAGCAGCTTAAGGAGAGATACGGCAGCGACATCTCGCTCATCACGGATGTCTGCATGTGCGAATACACCTCCCACGGCCACTGCGGGATCATGCGCGACGACGGCAGCGTCGACAACGACGCCACGCTGCCCCATCTGGCGGAGATCGCCTGCAGCCACGTCCGCGCCGGTGCCGATATCGTGGCGCCTTCAGCCATGATGGACGGGCAGGTGCAGGCGATACGAGCCGGTCTGGACGACGCCGGCTTCGGTGAGACGCCGATCATGAGCTACAGCACCAAGTTCCACTCCGCCTTCTACGGCCCCTTTCGGGACGCCGCGGAGAGTGCTCCCTCCTCGGGGGACAGGCGGGCCTACCAGATGCCTGTTACCAACAGCCGGGAGGCGCTGCGGGAGTCCCTTCTGGACGAACAGGAAGGGGCCGACATTCTGATGGTCAAGCCCTCCCTGCTCTATATGGACGTGCTCGCCCGGCTCCGGGAGGCCACGCTGCTCCCGCTTGCCTGCTACCTGGTGAGCGGCGAGTACATGATGCTCCGCCACGCCATGGCTGCAGGGGCCCTGGACGAAACCAGGGGGCTTCTGGAGAGCCACTTCGCGCTGCGCCGGGCTGGTGCCGACATGATCATCAGCTACGCCGCCGTCGATGTGGCGCGGCTGCTGCGGCAGTACCACTGAGGGCCTCAGGCCCCCTTCAGACCGGCGAAGACCTCCCCGGCGTCGGCCACGGTCCGGCGGATCGTCTTCTCGTCATGGGCGGCGGAGACAAAGGTTGCCTCGAAGGGGGAGGGGGCGAAGTAGTGTCCCCTGCCGATCATCCCGTGGAAGAAGGCCGGATAGAGATCGGAACGAGAGGCCTTGACCCCGTCAAGGTCTTCCGGTGCCCGGTGGCTGAAGAAAAGCCCCAGCACCGAGCCGAATCGTGAGACGCTCAGCGGCACGCCGGCCTTCCGGGCCGCTCCGGACAGGTCCTCCTGCAGCTGCACCGCCCGCTCTTCCAGCATATCGTAGACCCCTTCGCTGTGCAGGACCTCCAGTGTGGCCCGTCCCGCCGCCATGGCGAGGGGATTTCCGGAGAGCGTCCCCGCCTGGTAGACGCCGCCGACGGGGGAGAGCTGCTCCATTACCTCCTGTGCGCCACCCACGGCGCCGACGGGCAGTCCCCCGCCGATGATCTTGCCCAGGCAGGTGAGGTCCGGGGTCACACCGGCTCTCTGCTGGGCCCCGCCTTCAGGTACCCGGAAGCCACTGATCACCTCGTCGAAGATCAGCAGTGAACCCCGGGCTGCGGTGAGCTCCCGCAGGCCCTCCAGAAACCCTTCCCGCGGCGCTACAAGGCCCATGTTGCCCGCCCAGGGTTCCACGATCAC includes these proteins:
- the cobA gene encoding uroporphyrinogen-III C-methyltransferase; the encoded protein is MTVHLVGGGCARPLWLTLEARELLAAARHVVFDNLVHPDLLQLAPGDCTMHSVGKRKGRHSHSQEEINTLLVRLGETGEQVVRLKGGDPFVFGRGGEEALALQEAGVPWRYVPGITAAIGGLGSAGLPLTHRGLAGCCTMVTGHRQRGAKPDRELWRWLAAGPGTLALYMGASSWAETAEALLEEGMPKTTPCSAVTWGGWGRMARTDGSLEGMAAEPVESPSIIATGAAAGLSLRPERGPLQGLQVAVVRPYPDSWETARVLERLGADAYSMPLLYLGEIHNDDEESTLTRADWIVLSSPRGARLLTRETDPRRVGARIAVIGGGTARALQELGIRPDRVAEPPTSAGLARLLAEVVAPGERVVFFRNERGAQAPLEAVRQRRAEPRLLPAYRMNQTTPPGLVSYRKQWADNGLHAVVFGSAALVEAWMDILGALPEKTRAVGWGPVCADQIRKTFGVEPLVMEAPTLEGLVDRLAGLKHTKEAE
- the hemL gene encoding glutamate-1-semialdehyde 2,1-aminomutase; the encoded protein is MKSTQLFHRAEENLVGGVNSPVRAWKGVGGEPLFFARGEGPSLEDVDGKRYTDYVCSWGPLILGHAHPKVVEAVQAAAERSTSLGTPCEDEVILAEAVKERFPSIDLLRCVSSGAEATMTAVRIARGATGRKLVLKFAGCYHGHHDCMLVNAGSGALTFGSPDSPGVPPEVAGCTLVAPYNDLEQVQALFAERGDDIAAVIVEPWAGNMGLVAPREGFLEGLRELTAARGSLLIFDEVISGFRVPEGGAQQRAGVTPDLTCLGKIIGGGLPVGAVGGAQEVMEQLSPVGGVYQAGTLSGNPLAMAAGRATLEVLHSEGVYDMLEERAVQLQEDLSGAARKAGVPLSVSRFGSVLGLFFSHRAPEDLDGVKASRSDLYPAFFHGMIGRGHYFAPSPFEATFVSAAHDEKTIRRTVADAGEVFAGLKGA
- the hemB gene encoding porphobilinogen synthase — translated: MQRGRYPELRMRRLRQNRPLADAVRETTLEARNMALPLFVIPGRGRSVPVPSLHGVDQRSPDMLAEVIDEALAAGIRSFLFFGIPSYKDEMGGSAAAMDEPVQQGLQQLKERYGSDISLITDVCMCEYTSHGHCGIMRDDGSVDNDATLPHLAEIACSHVRAGADIVAPSAMMDGQVQAIRAGLDDAGFGETPIMSYSTKFHSAFYGPFRDAAESAPSSGDRRAYQMPVTNSREALRESLLDEQEGADILMVKPSLLYMDVLARLREATLLPLACYLVSGEYMMLRHAMAAGALDETRGLLESHFALRRAGADMIISYAAVDVARLLRQYH
- the hemC gene encoding hydroxymethylbilane synthase, with the protein product MILLTRASSLALAQAARAQEALCRAGYSTEIATCWTEGDRDQHRALARFGGSGAFCKAIEEALLAGRGDAAVHSLKDLPSRCPRGLRLAGVLSRDASGDVLVSRDGATLATLPERALIGTSSIRRRAQLLRARPDLQITHIRGNVPTRLQKLAEGRYDGIVLARAGLDRLGCAPEHCLALPFLPAPCQGIIALETLEGGEAEHAAATVTHSPSWYAALAERRLLQRLQVGCHVPFAALGVCEEGAMTLQAEILHSEGREHYRYATSGSVDSDDDALRLGDVLAERFLENGDAMTLIREARQ